The Brassica oleracea var. oleracea cultivar TO1000 chromosome C6, BOL, whole genome shotgun sequence genome includes a region encoding these proteins:
- the LOC106296363 gene encoding DNA polymerase kappa isoform X1 yields MDEGESSSTNNPSRPWESYNTVFTNAKAGMEGVDKEKVQRVVYEMSKGSKYFQNEERKEALMKQKIEHMRDRCAKLSSSDLSNYQKVVDRRILEVEATRDLSRVWLHVDMDAFYAAVETLSNPSLKGKPMAVGGLSMISTANYEARKFGVRAAMPGFIARKLCPDLIFVPVDFPKYTHYSDLTRKVFKNYDPNFIAGSLDEAYLDITEVCRERGLSGGEIAEELRSSVHSETGGLTCSAGVAANRLLAKVCSDINKPNGQFVLQNDRSTVMTFISSLPIRKIGGIGKVTEHILKDALEIKTCGDMVLKGSLLYALFTQSSADFFLSVGLGLGKTDTPEVRSRKSISSERTFAATGDEKLLYSKLAEIAEMLSHDMQKERLAARTLTLKLKTASFEIRSRAVSLQRYTCSSEDILKHATKLLKAELPVSIRLIGLRMSQFNEEARHSDPSQGTITKFIVQKGSSRKNLDDNDSSDLDASKNCLGNDEMLSLSYASHETSYDQLKDVVEYEEQSVTPNQECKKKEERIQVLEGDALLRKHKDCKADSSAEKTEAVSVLPQMEPLVWVDGYRCNLCGIELPPSFVEERQEHSDFHLAQRLQNEESGPSSSNTPTSKRRSASQILGKEKANSKPKKQKPNQKDGSKHIPIHTFFTKSNQNSNDETQKK; encoded by the exons ATGGATGAAGGCGAATCATCATCGACCAATAATCCTTCGCGTCCATGGGAATCGTACAACACCGTCTTCACCAACGCCAAAGCCG GAATGGAGGGAGTTGATAAGGAGAAAGTGCAGAGGGTTGTGTATGAGATGAGTAAGGGATCAAAGTATTTTCAAAACGAGGAGCGTAAAGAAGCTCTTATGAAACAAAAGATTGAGCATATGCGTGATAGGTGTGCTAAGCTCTCTTCCTCTGATTTATCTAATTATCAGAAG GTGGTTGATAGAAGGATCTTAGAGGTTGAAGCTACGCGGGATCTGTCTAGAGTATGGCTGCATGTTGATATGGATGCCTTTTATGCTGCTGTTGAGACTTTGAGCAATCCTTCGCTTAAGGGGAAACCCATGGCTGTTGGAGGCTTGTCTATGATCTCCACAGCTAATTATGAG GCAAGGAAGTTTGGAGTTCGTGCAGCTATGCCTGGTTTTATTGCTCGTAAACTGTGTCCAGATTTGATATTTGTTCCTGTAGATTTCCCCAAGTATACTCACTACAGTGATTTGACAAGAAAAG TTTTTAAGAATTATGATCCTAACTTCATCGCTGGGAGCTTGGATGAAGCCTACCTTGACATAACTGAGGTTTGTCGAGAAAGAGGTCTTTCTGGTGGAGAA ATTGCAGAGGAGCTTAGATCTTCTGTTCATTCCGAGACTGGAGGACTGACATGCAGTGCGGGAGTAGCCGCAAACCGCTTGCTCGCCAAG GTTTGCTCAGACATAAACAAGCCTAATGGACAGTTTGTTTTACAGAATGATCGATCAACTGTCATGACATTCATCTCTTCACTTCCTATACGAAAG ATTGGAGGAATCGGTAAAGTTACCGAGCATATTCTGAAGGATGCTTTAGAAATTAAAACATGTGGGGACATGGTGCTGAAGGGATCTCTTCTTTACGCTCTCTTTACTCAGTCTTCTGCAG ACTTTTTCCTCTCTGTTGGACTGGGGCTTGGGAAAACAGACACTCCTGAGGTTAGGTCTCGTAAAAGTATTAGCAGTGAAAGGACATTTGCTGCGACAGGAGATGAAAAATTGCTATACTCAAAGTTAG CTGAAATTGCAGAAATGCTATCTCATGACATGCAAAAGGAGCGTCTAGCGGCAAGAACACTGACACTCAAACTGAAAACTGCTTCTTTTGAG ATTAGGAGCAGAGCTGTTAGCCTGCAGAGATACACATGTTCAAGCGAGGATATTCTAAAGCATGCTACAAAGCTGTTGAAGGCGGAACTTCCTGTTTCCATAAGGCTGATAG GGTTGCGAATGTCTCAATTCAATGAAGAAGCCCGCCATTCTGATCCTTCACAGGGAACTATTACCAAGTTCATCGTTCAAAAGGGTTCCTCAAGGAAAAATCTGGATGATAATGACTCATCTGACTTAGATGCTAGTAAAAATTGTTTAGGCAACGATGAGATGTTGAGTTTATCCTATGCTTCTCATGAGACAAGCTATGATCAACTGAAAGATGTTGTCGAATATGAAGAACAATCAGTAACTCCAAATCAAGAATGTAAGAAAAAGGAAGAAAGGATACAAGTATTGGAAGGAGATGCTCTGCTCAGGAAACACAAGGATTGCAAAGCAGATTCAAGTGCAGAAAAGACCGAAGCAGTTTCAGTACTTCCGCAGATGGAGCCGTTAGTGTGGGTTGATGGGTACAGATGCAACTTGTGTGGGATCGAGCTACCTCCATCTTTTGTTGAGGAGCGGCAAGAACACTCTGATTTCCATCTCGCCCAGAGACTTCAAAATGAAGAATCTGGCCCTAGTTCTTCCAACACACCTACTTCAAAACGAAGGTCAGCTTCACA GATTCTCGGAAAGGAAAAGGCAAATTCCAAGCCAAAGAAGCAGAAACCAAATCAAAAGGACGGTAGCAAACACATTCCAATACACACATTCTTCACAAAGAGCAATCAAAACTC GAACGACGAAACCCAGAAGAAATGA
- the LOC106296363 gene encoding DNA polymerase kappa isoform X2: MDEGESSSTNNPSRPWESYNTVFTNAKAGMEGVDKEKVQRVVYEMSKGSKYFQNEERKEALMKQKIEHMRDRCAKLSSSDLSNYQKVVDRRILEVEATRDLSRVWLHVDMDAFYAAVETLSNPSLKGKPMAVGGLSMISTANYEARKFGVRAAMPGFIARKLCPDLIFVPVDFPKYTHYSDLTRKVFKNYDPNFIAGSLDEAYLDITEVCRERGLSGGEIAEELRSSVHSETGGLTCSAGVAANRLLAKVCSDINKPNGQFVLQNDRSTVMTFISSLPIRKIGGIGKVTEHILKDALEIKTCGDMVLKGSLLYALFTQSSADFFLSVGLGLGKTDTPEVRSRKSISSERTFAATGDEKLLYSKLAEIAEMLSHDMQKERLAARTLTLKLKTASFEIRSRAVSLQRYTCSSEDILKHATKLLKAELPVSIRLIGLRMSQFNEEARHSDPSQGTITKFIVQKGSSRKNLDDNDSSDLDASKNCLGNDEMLSLSYASHETSYDQLKDVVEYEEQSVTPNQECKKKEERIQVLEGDALLRKHKDCKADSSAEKTEAVSVLPQMEPLVWVDGYRCNLCGIELPPSFVEERQEHSDFHLAQRLQNEESGPSSSNTPTSKRRILGKEKANSKPKKQKPNQKDGSKHIPIHTFFTKSNQNSNDETQKK; the protein is encoded by the exons ATGGATGAAGGCGAATCATCATCGACCAATAATCCTTCGCGTCCATGGGAATCGTACAACACCGTCTTCACCAACGCCAAAGCCG GAATGGAGGGAGTTGATAAGGAGAAAGTGCAGAGGGTTGTGTATGAGATGAGTAAGGGATCAAAGTATTTTCAAAACGAGGAGCGTAAAGAAGCTCTTATGAAACAAAAGATTGAGCATATGCGTGATAGGTGTGCTAAGCTCTCTTCCTCTGATTTATCTAATTATCAGAAG GTGGTTGATAGAAGGATCTTAGAGGTTGAAGCTACGCGGGATCTGTCTAGAGTATGGCTGCATGTTGATATGGATGCCTTTTATGCTGCTGTTGAGACTTTGAGCAATCCTTCGCTTAAGGGGAAACCCATGGCTGTTGGAGGCTTGTCTATGATCTCCACAGCTAATTATGAG GCAAGGAAGTTTGGAGTTCGTGCAGCTATGCCTGGTTTTATTGCTCGTAAACTGTGTCCAGATTTGATATTTGTTCCTGTAGATTTCCCCAAGTATACTCACTACAGTGATTTGACAAGAAAAG TTTTTAAGAATTATGATCCTAACTTCATCGCTGGGAGCTTGGATGAAGCCTACCTTGACATAACTGAGGTTTGTCGAGAAAGAGGTCTTTCTGGTGGAGAA ATTGCAGAGGAGCTTAGATCTTCTGTTCATTCCGAGACTGGAGGACTGACATGCAGTGCGGGAGTAGCCGCAAACCGCTTGCTCGCCAAG GTTTGCTCAGACATAAACAAGCCTAATGGACAGTTTGTTTTACAGAATGATCGATCAACTGTCATGACATTCATCTCTTCACTTCCTATACGAAAG ATTGGAGGAATCGGTAAAGTTACCGAGCATATTCTGAAGGATGCTTTAGAAATTAAAACATGTGGGGACATGGTGCTGAAGGGATCTCTTCTTTACGCTCTCTTTACTCAGTCTTCTGCAG ACTTTTTCCTCTCTGTTGGACTGGGGCTTGGGAAAACAGACACTCCTGAGGTTAGGTCTCGTAAAAGTATTAGCAGTGAAAGGACATTTGCTGCGACAGGAGATGAAAAATTGCTATACTCAAAGTTAG CTGAAATTGCAGAAATGCTATCTCATGACATGCAAAAGGAGCGTCTAGCGGCAAGAACACTGACACTCAAACTGAAAACTGCTTCTTTTGAG ATTAGGAGCAGAGCTGTTAGCCTGCAGAGATACACATGTTCAAGCGAGGATATTCTAAAGCATGCTACAAAGCTGTTGAAGGCGGAACTTCCTGTTTCCATAAGGCTGATAG GGTTGCGAATGTCTCAATTCAATGAAGAAGCCCGCCATTCTGATCCTTCACAGGGAACTATTACCAAGTTCATCGTTCAAAAGGGTTCCTCAAGGAAAAATCTGGATGATAATGACTCATCTGACTTAGATGCTAGTAAAAATTGTTTAGGCAACGATGAGATGTTGAGTTTATCCTATGCTTCTCATGAGACAAGCTATGATCAACTGAAAGATGTTGTCGAATATGAAGAACAATCAGTAACTCCAAATCAAGAATGTAAGAAAAAGGAAGAAAGGATACAAGTATTGGAAGGAGATGCTCTGCTCAGGAAACACAAGGATTGCAAAGCAGATTCAAGTGCAGAAAAGACCGAAGCAGTTTCAGTACTTCCGCAGATGGAGCCGTTAGTGTGGGTTGATGGGTACAGATGCAACTTGTGTGGGATCGAGCTACCTCCATCTTTTGTTGAGGAGCGGCAAGAACACTCTGATTTCCATCTCGCCCAGAGACTTCAAAATGAAGAATCTGGCCCTAGTTCTTCCAACACACCTACTTCAAAACGAAG GATTCTCGGAAAGGAAAAGGCAAATTCCAAGCCAAAGAAGCAGAAACCAAATCAAAAGGACGGTAGCAAACACATTCCAATACACACATTCTTCACAAAGAGCAATCAAAACTC GAACGACGAAACCCAGAAGAAATGA
- the LOC106296363 gene encoding DNA polymerase kappa isoform X3 codes for MDEGESSSTNNPSRPWESYNTVFTNAKAGMEGVDKEKVQRVVYEMSKGSKYFQNEERKEALMKQKIEHMRDRCAKLSSSDLSNYQKVVDRRILEVEATRDLSRVWLHVDMDAFYAAVETLSNPSLKGKPMAVGGLSMISTANYEARKFGVRAAMPGFIARKLCPDLIFVPVDFPKYTHYSDLTRKVFKNYDPNFIAGSLDEAYLDITEVCRERGLSGGEIAEELRSSVHSETGGLTCSAGVAANRLLAKNDRSTVMTFISSLPIRKIGGIGKVTEHILKDALEIKTCGDMVLKGSLLYALFTQSSADFFLSVGLGLGKTDTPEVRSRKSISSERTFAATGDEKLLYSKLAEIAEMLSHDMQKERLAARTLTLKLKTASFEIRSRAVSLQRYTCSSEDILKHATKLLKAELPVSIRLIGLRMSQFNEEARHSDPSQGTITKFIVQKGSSRKNLDDNDSSDLDASKNCLGNDEMLSLSYASHETSYDQLKDVVEYEEQSVTPNQECKKKEERIQVLEGDALLRKHKDCKADSSAEKTEAVSVLPQMEPLVWVDGYRCNLCGIELPPSFVEERQEHSDFHLAQRLQNEESGPSSSNTPTSKRRSASQILGKEKANSKPKKQKPNQKDGSKHIPIHTFFTKSNQNSNDETQKK; via the exons ATGGATGAAGGCGAATCATCATCGACCAATAATCCTTCGCGTCCATGGGAATCGTACAACACCGTCTTCACCAACGCCAAAGCCG GAATGGAGGGAGTTGATAAGGAGAAAGTGCAGAGGGTTGTGTATGAGATGAGTAAGGGATCAAAGTATTTTCAAAACGAGGAGCGTAAAGAAGCTCTTATGAAACAAAAGATTGAGCATATGCGTGATAGGTGTGCTAAGCTCTCTTCCTCTGATTTATCTAATTATCAGAAG GTGGTTGATAGAAGGATCTTAGAGGTTGAAGCTACGCGGGATCTGTCTAGAGTATGGCTGCATGTTGATATGGATGCCTTTTATGCTGCTGTTGAGACTTTGAGCAATCCTTCGCTTAAGGGGAAACCCATGGCTGTTGGAGGCTTGTCTATGATCTCCACAGCTAATTATGAG GCAAGGAAGTTTGGAGTTCGTGCAGCTATGCCTGGTTTTATTGCTCGTAAACTGTGTCCAGATTTGATATTTGTTCCTGTAGATTTCCCCAAGTATACTCACTACAGTGATTTGACAAGAAAAG TTTTTAAGAATTATGATCCTAACTTCATCGCTGGGAGCTTGGATGAAGCCTACCTTGACATAACTGAGGTTTGTCGAGAAAGAGGTCTTTCTGGTGGAGAA ATTGCAGAGGAGCTTAGATCTTCTGTTCATTCCGAGACTGGAGGACTGACATGCAGTGCGGGAGTAGCCGCAAACCGCTTGCTCGCCAAG AATGATCGATCAACTGTCATGACATTCATCTCTTCACTTCCTATACGAAAG ATTGGAGGAATCGGTAAAGTTACCGAGCATATTCTGAAGGATGCTTTAGAAATTAAAACATGTGGGGACATGGTGCTGAAGGGATCTCTTCTTTACGCTCTCTTTACTCAGTCTTCTGCAG ACTTTTTCCTCTCTGTTGGACTGGGGCTTGGGAAAACAGACACTCCTGAGGTTAGGTCTCGTAAAAGTATTAGCAGTGAAAGGACATTTGCTGCGACAGGAGATGAAAAATTGCTATACTCAAAGTTAG CTGAAATTGCAGAAATGCTATCTCATGACATGCAAAAGGAGCGTCTAGCGGCAAGAACACTGACACTCAAACTGAAAACTGCTTCTTTTGAG ATTAGGAGCAGAGCTGTTAGCCTGCAGAGATACACATGTTCAAGCGAGGATATTCTAAAGCATGCTACAAAGCTGTTGAAGGCGGAACTTCCTGTTTCCATAAGGCTGATAG GGTTGCGAATGTCTCAATTCAATGAAGAAGCCCGCCATTCTGATCCTTCACAGGGAACTATTACCAAGTTCATCGTTCAAAAGGGTTCCTCAAGGAAAAATCTGGATGATAATGACTCATCTGACTTAGATGCTAGTAAAAATTGTTTAGGCAACGATGAGATGTTGAGTTTATCCTATGCTTCTCATGAGACAAGCTATGATCAACTGAAAGATGTTGTCGAATATGAAGAACAATCAGTAACTCCAAATCAAGAATGTAAGAAAAAGGAAGAAAGGATACAAGTATTGGAAGGAGATGCTCTGCTCAGGAAACACAAGGATTGCAAAGCAGATTCAAGTGCAGAAAAGACCGAAGCAGTTTCAGTACTTCCGCAGATGGAGCCGTTAGTGTGGGTTGATGGGTACAGATGCAACTTGTGTGGGATCGAGCTACCTCCATCTTTTGTTGAGGAGCGGCAAGAACACTCTGATTTCCATCTCGCCCAGAGACTTCAAAATGAAGAATCTGGCCCTAGTTCTTCCAACACACCTACTTCAAAACGAAGGTCAGCTTCACA GATTCTCGGAAAGGAAAAGGCAAATTCCAAGCCAAAGAAGCAGAAACCAAATCAAAAGGACGGTAGCAAACACATTCCAATACACACATTCTTCACAAAGAGCAATCAAAACTC GAACGACGAAACCCAGAAGAAATGA
- the LOC106296546 gene encoding F-box protein At1g49990-like — protein MEIGGRTVLEVILVEIIARLPLRTIARLKLVCKQWKSLIESSYFRCVFVSLHKNSSSSWSLMFGAEYPHPEAIGFHGCQTWDLQKPLGSYIMSSQRYLNLPTSSNYFYVASSNGLVWINVFFTRTDNMAYSYKSFVGNPILEQWVEIPPPPQQCIPTGLVTRVENGVVTGFKVVRTSRTERRGMGVHEWRVYVYSSETGLWTSKGLHSSHPVNYTGSYPPFNLKGMLYLRERGMDATEPGVLVGYDFYGPEDDDQCLVIPLPLLSSKNVRRCLTTSGEDVIYIEILYPRLKVWKLNNFSKSGEWWQLSREESVEFDAHCLPLAMNPFDTNIVYLWSQHHGSLVTCDLRRQEFIVHQESETWRNSEGCYRINTSGTKGYVEGNTNATTVIMLSQYVLQRWMDSVPRPPN, from the coding sequence ATGGAGATTGGAGGAAGAACAGTTCTAGAGGTGATACTGGTGGAGATCATTGCAAGACTACCTTTGAGAACCATCGCTAGACTCAAACTGGTGTGCAAGCAATGGAAGTCGTTGATAGAATCTTCCTACTTCCGTTGTGTCTTTGTCTCTCTTCACAAGAACTCATCTTCCTCTTGGTCTCTCATGTTCGGAGCTGAGTATCCTCACCCTGAAGCTATAGGCTTCCATGGATGCCAAACATGGGATCTACAAAAACCTCTAGGCTCGTATATCATGTCTTCTCAACGGTACTTGAATCTCCCTACTAGCTCTAACTACTTCTACGTAGCTTCCTCCAATGGATTGGTTTGGATCAATGTGTTCTTTACCCGCACTGACAACATGGCTTACAGTTACAAATCCTTTGTTGGTAATCCGATTTTAGAACAATGGGTCGAAATCCCTCCGCCTCCACAGCAATGTATACCCACTGGTTTGGTGACGCGCGTGGAGAATGGCGTCGTTACAGGGTTCAAAGTGGTCAGGACTTCAAGGACCGAACGTAGAGGCATGGGAGTGCATGAATGGAGAGTGTATGTGTATTCGTCTGAGACTGGTTTATGGACTTCCAAGGGACTTCACTCTTCTCATCCTGTTAACTACACTGGTTCTTACCCTCCCTTTAATCTCAAAGGGATGCTTTATCTCCGGGAAAGAGGTATGGATGCTACAGAGCCTGGTGTCCTTGTTGGTTATGATTTCTATGGCCCTGAGGACGATGATCAATGCCTGGTTATACCTCTTCCTCTTCTGTCCAGCAAAAACGTTCGGAGATGCTTGACTACTTCAGGGGAAGATGTTATTTACATTGAAATACTGTATCCAAGATTAAAGGTTTGGAAGCTGAACAACTTCTCCAAGAGTGGTGAATGGTGGCAACTTTCACGGGAAGAATCAGTCGAATTCGATGCCCATTGTTTACCCTTGGCTATGAATCCGTTTGATACTAATATCGTCTATCTATGGAGTCAGCACCACGGAAGTTTAGTAACGTGTGATCTACGAAGACAAGAGTTTATTGTTCATCAAGAGTCAGAGACTTGGAGAAACAGTGAAGGTTGTTACCGCATAAACACGTCGGGTACTAAGGGGTATGTAGAAGGTAATACTAATGCAACTACGGTCATCATGTTATCACAATATGTGCTGCAACGATGGATGGATTCAGTACCTCGTCCACCAAACTGA
- the LOC106296547 gene encoding ribosomal RNA small subunit methyltransferase E, whose translation MRALAAARPLFSDLPSRLRSWLPPSSSSFKTFSASSSSPPSDSDLRNQSRGGLPRFFSDDLPSRKGGMVRVQGSEFWHMAKVLRLKAEDRVELFNGKGGLVEGCIQNIDKTGVDFVAQEDQKVILPQGIQWQVFAAFGTLKGGRADWLIEKCTELGASSVTPLLTERSSIISDNRVDRLERVSFAAAKQCQRLHQMVVSPAVKFNTLLDHISKSKLCLVATAEATPLLNAVQSSAKESSGLLIVGPEGDFTKKEVEMMLEAGGTAVGLGPHRLRVETATIALLATLVMWSDSQETD comes from the exons ATGAGAGCACTGGCGGCTGCACGGCCATTGTTTTCCGATTTGCCGAGTCGTCTTCGCTCATGGCTTCCGCCTTCTTCTTCAAGCTTCAAGACGTTTTCTGCTTCTTCTTCGTCTCCTCCGTCGGATTCGGACCTAAGGAATCAGTCTCGCGGTGGCCTCCCTCGATTCTTCTCTGATGATCTTCCATCGCGCAAG GGTGGAATGGTTCGTGTCCAAGGATCTGAGTTTTGGCATATGGCAAAAGTTCTAAGATTGAAAGCTGAAGACAG GGTAGAACTCTTTAATGGCAAAGGAGGTTTGGTAGAAGGTTGTATACAAAACATAGACAAAACTGGAGTTGATTTTGTCGCACAAGAAGATCAGAAGGTGATTCTTCCTCAGGGCATCCAGTGGCAGGTGTTTGCAGCTTTTG GCACTTTGAAGGGTGGTCGAGCAGATTGGCTAATTGAGAAATGTACA GAACTCGGAGCGAGTAGTGTCACACCACTTTTAACAGAAAGGTCTTCCATAATCTCCGATAACCGGGTTGATAGATTGGAACGTGTTAGTTTTGCTGCGGCTAAACAAT GTCAAAGACTACATCAAATGGTGGTAAGCCCTGCGGTCAAATTTAATACCCTCTTGGATCAT ATTTCCAAGTCAAAGTTATGTTTGGTTGCTACAGCCGAAGCTACACCTCTTCTCAATGCAGTACAATCCTCGGCAAAAGAATCTAGCGGACTATTAATTGTTGGACCAGAAGGAG ATTTCACGAAGAAAGAGGTGGAAATGATGTTGGAAGCAGGCGGCACAGCTGTTGGACTTGGACCACACCGGTTGCGAGTTGAGACGGCAACCATTGCTCTTTTGGCCACTCTAGTGATGTGGTCCGACTCTCAGGAGACGGACTAA